A window from Schistosoma haematobium chromosome 1, whole genome shotgun sequence encodes these proteins:
- a CDS encoding hypothetical protein (EggNog:ENOG410VZ37~COG:M), giving the protein MAAKGNHTRVVKFLLMSGADINHQCISGVKPIDLAIYNSETWKVLLDAANGDLPKIEHLIQTRTVPLIPQFTIQREIDKQAKANEKKGGTKKSGKKSGKKSGKGKKKK; this is encoded by the exons ATGGCCGCTAAAG gAAATCATACAAGAGTAGTGAAATTCTTACTTATGTCTGGGGCAGATATTAATCATCAATGTATTAGTGGCGTCAAACCAATCGACTTAGCAATTTACAATTCCGAAACTTGGAAA GTTTTATTGGACGCTGCAAACGGCGATCTACCTAAAATTGAACATTTAATACAAACACGTACAGTTCCTCTAATTCCCCAATTTACAATACAACGAGAAATTGATAAACAAGCAAAGGCGAATGAAAAGAAAGGTGGAACGAAGAAAAGTGGAAAGAAGAGTGGAAAAAAAAGTGGTAAAGGCAAAAAGAAGAAATGA
- a CDS encoding hypothetical protein (EggNog:ENOG41KOG4177~COG:M) codes for MTETAESVSEQKSFDPFIPWGFPNELNLCKAARHADIKAVSKCIANGVNINFIDGFGKTALHYAAANGSYESVKLLVANKANVNIWDSNGTTPLHMAAKGNHTRVVKFLLMSGADINHQCISGVKPIDLAIYNSETWKVLLDAANGDLPKIEHLIQTRTVPLIPQFTIQREIDKQAKANEKKGGTKKSGKKSGKKSGKGKKKK; via the exons ATGACAGAAACTGCTGAATCAGTATCAGAACAAAAATCATTCGATCCATTTATTCCATGGGGTTTtccaaatgaattaaatttatgtAAAGCAGCACGTCATGCTGATATAAAAGCTGTAAGCAAATGTATTGCAAATGGAGTGAATATAAACTTTATTGATGGTTTTGGTAAAACAGCATTACACTATGCAGCCGCAA ATGGAAGTTACGAATCAGTGAAACTTCTTGTCGCTAATAAAGCGAATGTAAATATATGGGATTCAAATGGAACTACACCATTACATATGGCCGCTAAAG gAAATCATACAAGAGTAGTGAAATTCTTACTTATGTCTGGGGCAGATATTAATCATCAATGTATTAGTGGCGTCAAACCAATCGACTTAGCAATTTACAATTCCGAAACTTGGAAA GTTTTATTGGACGCTGCAAACGGCGATCTACCTAAAATTGAACATTTAATACAAACACGTACAGTTCCTCTAATTCCCCAATTTACAATACAACGAGAAATTGATAAACAAGCAAAGGCGAATGAAAAGAAAGGTGGAACGAAGAAAAGTGGAAAGAAGAGTGGAAAAAAAAGTGGTAAAGGCAAAAAGAAGAAATGA